The following is a genomic window from Candidatus Binatota bacterium.
CTCTATCCGCGATGTCATCGCGTTTCCCAAAACCCAGCGAGCGGCCTGTCCGCTGACCGACGCGCCGTCGCCCGTCGATCTCGCCCAGCTGAGAGGGCTGGGCTTGAGGAAAGACGCGTGAAGCTGCGCGCAGTCACGGCGGTTATGGCCCTGGCCCTGGCATCGATCACGGCCCTGGGTGGCTGCTCGGGCAAGGAAGAACTCTCCATGGACCTGGTCGACGGCCGCGAGGGCGTGGTAGCCATAGCCGTGCTGCCGGCAGCCTGGAGCGATGGCAAAACCAGCAACTCCTGCGAGCTCTGCCCGGACGCCTTGGTGCTCAAGCCGGTTGCCGGCGGCGACGCGGAGCTGGTTACCGCTTTTTTCTACGAGGCCCTGGCCCGCCATCCCGCCTACCGCACCCTGTCCCGGAACTCCGTTTCGTCCCGCAAGGGTGAGAGCAAGCAACAGTTGGTCGAACGGCTCGTGGCCCAGGGCGAGATCGATGTCTTTCTCGTCCCGGCCCTGGCCGAGACCGTGCAGCGCGTGGGGACGGCAAGGACGGCCACCGTTTCGGGGGAGGCCACGGTTTACGCGGCCTTACTCGGCGCCGATGGGCTCGAACGCAGGTGGAGCGGTACAGAGTACGGCGGCCAGGAAATGCCGGGGATGTATGGCCGGATTTCGATGATGGCCACGGGAGAAGAACTCCGATTAAACAGCGCCATGGAGCAGGCCGACCTTCATGTCCGTGAGCTGGTGGCCCGCATGGTGAAGGCCGCGGGGCGCTGACGTGAGCGGTGGCGGTGCGACAGCGGGCGGCGCTTCCGACGGAGAAGCCGCGGGCGCGAAGCTTATAGACGGCAAGGCCGAGTCGGCGGCTGTAAGGGCCGAGGTGGCAGCCGACGTTGAGAGCCGGGTGGCCGCCGGTGCAAGAAAACCGGGGCTGGCCACTATACTGGTCGGCGACGACCCCGCGTCGGCGGTTTACGTGGCGCGTAAGATTCGCGAGGCCGGCGAGGTGGGCATGAACTCCGAGCACCGAGCGTTGCCCGCGGACGTGAGCATGCAGGAGCTGTTGGCCGTCATCGAAGACTGCAACCGCGACGAGGGCATCGATGGCATTATCGTGCAGCTTCCGCTGCCGGCCCAACTCGACGAAGACGCGGCCGTGGCAGCCGTGGATCCGGTCAAGGACGTGGACGGCCTGCACCCCGTAAACCAGGGCGCTTTGTTTACCGGCCGGCCCGGACTGCGGCCTTGCACGCCGGTGAGCTGCGTGCACCTCATGGATACCACGGGCGTTGATCTCACCGGCCTGCACGCGGTCGTCGTAGGTCGCTCGGCACTGGTGGGCAAGCCGGTGGCAATGCTGCTGCTCGAGCGCCACGCCACGGTGGTGCTGTGTCACTCGCGCACCGCCGACCTGCAACGGCAGGTAGAAAGCGCCGACGTACTGGTGGTGGCCATAGGCAGCCCCCGCGTCATTCCCGGCGAGTGGGTAAAGCCCGGCTCGGTCGTGATCGATGTGGGCATCAACCGTGTAGACGGCCGCCTCGTGGGCGATATCGGTTTTGACGCAGCCAGGCAGCGAGCTGCCCACATAACTCCTGTTCCGGGCGGCGTCGGCCCGATGACGGTGGCGGTACTGCTGCGCAATACGCGCGACGCGTGGCTTGCTTCTCTCGCGGCAGAGAGCGCAGCGTGAGTGACGGTGCTGCGCGTACACCGCTATACGCGACTCACCTGGACGCCAGTGCCCGCATGGTCGAATTCTCGGGCTGGAGCATGCCGCTCCAATACAGCTCGATTGTAAAAGAACACAATGCCGTCAGGACTGCGGGCGGCATGTTCGATGCCAGCCACATGGGCGAAGTCGAACTGCGGGGGCCGGCTGCGATCGACGCCTGTGAGCACCTGTTTACCAGCGAGCTGAGAAAACTTTCGGTAGGCAGGGCAAAGTACGGGCTCATGTGTGAACCCTCGGGTGGCGTCATGGACGATGTCATCGTCTATCGTGTCGAGGAACAACGCTACATGGTGTGTCTAAACGCCGGTAACGTAGAGGGGGACCTGGCCTGGATAAACGAGCACGCCGGCTCGCGCTGCGAGGTCGAGGACAGGAGCGCCGATACGGCCTTGATCGCGCTACAGGGACCCGCGGCGGCGACCGTGCTGGGCGAGCTTGTCGAGGGCGCCGCGGATCTGCCGCGCTTCGCCTGTCGCGAAATAATACTGGAGGGTGAAACGGCGCTGATGGCGAGAACCGGCTACACGGGCGAGGACGGTTTTGAATTGTTCCTCCCCTCGGCACGGGCCGAGGGCGTGTGGGACGCCCTTGCTGCCACTGGCGGGCCACTGGGGATAGTACCTGCCGGCCTTGGGGCCAGGGATACCCTGAGGCTCGAAGCCGGCTTGCCACTCTACGGCCACGAACTGGGTCTCGACATAAGTCCTCTCGAGGCGGGCCTTGGAAGGTTTGTGAGGGACGATATTGCAACGGCCATCGGGGGAGAGGCGCTGGCCGCCGAGCGTGAGCGCGGCCCCGCGCGCTGTCTGCTGGGCCTTCTGCCCAACGGTGCCATAGCCCGGCAGGGCCACGAGGTCCTGGCCGGGGACAAGGTGGTAGGCCGGGTCACGAGCGGAACGCATTCGCCCAGCCTGGGCCGGCCCGTGGCGATGGCCCTGGTCGACGCCGAGTCGTCAGCAGCCGGGCTCAGCGTCGACGTGAGGGGGCGTATCAAGCCCGCCGATGTGACGGCCCTGCCTTTTTATGTTAGGCAGCGCTGAGTCACAGGTGTTTTTCAACACCCGTGAATGGTTGAATCAAGGCTAAGGGTAGAGGAGAGGACATGGAGTTTCCTGATGACGTTCATTACACGGCGGAGCACGAGTGGCTGCGACTGGAAGACGACGGACTGGTCGTGGTAGGCATCACCGACTACGCGCAGGACCAGCTGGGCGACATCGTATTTGTACAGCTGCCCGACGTGGCCGACACTGTTATTTCCAAGGACGAGCAGCTGGCCGAAATCGAATCGGTAAAGACCGTATCTGAGGTCTACGCGCCTATCAGCGGCAAGGTGGTCAAGGTGAACACGGACTTGGCGGACGGCCCCGAGGTGCTCAACGAAGACCCCTACGGCTATGGCTGGCTGGTGCACATGGAGCCCAGCGGAGACGACCCGACCGCCGGTCTGATGTCGGCTGACGAGTACCGGGCCCTGGTCAGCGAGGGAGATTGACGGTTGCGCTACCTGCCGCATACAGCGACCGACATCAGCCAGATGCTGGCCACCGTGGGGGTGGAGTCCGTAGACGAGTTGCTCGAACAGGTGCCCGCGAATCTTCGCGCGCAACAGGCCCTCGGACTGCCCGATGGCTGCCCTGAAGCCGAGGTCCTGGAGCGGGCCAGCGAGTTGGCCGCGAGCAACAGTATCCTGCCTTCCTTCCAGGGGGCAGGCTGCTACCGGCGGCACGTGCCCTCGGTGGTTTCTGCTGTTTTGTCCCGTGCCGAGTTTGCGACCGCCTACACCCCTTACCAGCCCGAGGTCAGCCAGGGAACGCTGCAGGCCTGTTTCGAGTTCCAGACTTACGTGGCGCGCTTGTGCGGACTCGACGTGGCCAACGCTAGTCTCTACGACGGGGCTTCGGCCCTGGCGGAGGCCGTGCTGCTGGCGGTCAGGGTCGGCCGTGGCCGCCGCCGCGTGCTCATGTCTGCCGGTGTTCACCCCGCCTACCGCGCCGTGACCGAGACCTACCTGCGTGGCTCGGGTGACTCGGAAGTAGAGCTGATCGGGTTGGATGACAACGGGCGCACCGACGCCGAGCTGCTAGAGAAAGCGCTGGGCGATGACGTAGCGGCCATCTGCACGGGCTACCCCAATTTTTACGGCGTAATCGACGATCTCGCCACGGCTTCACGGCTGGCGCGGCGTTGCGGTGCCTTGTCGTTGAGCGTTACCAGCGAGCCCCTGGCCCTGGGCCTGCTGAGGTCTCCCGGCGAACTCGGGGCCGACGTGGCCGTGGCCGAGGGGCAGGGGCTGGGCTTGCCCCTCTCTTACGGCGGACCAGGGGTCGGCCTGTTCGCCGCGAGGCAGCAATACCTGCGCCAGGTTCCCGGTCGCCTCGTGGGCGAGACCCTCGACAGCAACGGGAGGAGGGGCTACGTTCTCACCCTGGCCACCCGCGAGCAACACATACGCAGGGAACGCGCGACGTCCAACATCTGCACTAACCAGGGATTGGCGGCGCTGGCGGTCACCACCTTCCTGGGTGTGGCCGGGCGCAAGGGACTGAGAAAACTTGCGGCTCTCAATACCGTGCGGGCCCACCAGTTGGCCGAGCGCCTGGCGTCCGAAGCCGGCCTCGCCCCGGTTTTCAGTGCGCCGTTTTTTAACGAGTTCGCCATCGAGGTGCCCGACAGCAAGCGCTGGTTCGATGACTGCGTGCAGCGTGGTGTTATTCCCGGGGTGCGCGTGGCTGATCTCGAAGACAGCTGCGCGGATGACGGCGATAACCGGGTGCTGGTGACTGTGACCGAGGTCAACAGCGACGCGGACTTTGACCTGCTGGTTTCGACAGCTCGGCAGAGCATGGCGGCTTGAGGCAGGCGTGGTGAGGTGGGGGACATGAGGTTATTGGCGTGAGTGCTGGAGTAGACAGGGGTCCGGAGAAGACCGTGTTCGAGAAGGGCAGTCCGGGCCGCTGTGGGTTGGACCTGCCCGAACCGGGGCCGTTGCCCCTGGATCCGAAACTGCTGAGAGCCGACCTTGAGGGCTTTCCAGAAATGAGCGAGCCGGAGGTCCTGCGCCACTATCTACGCCTTTCGCAGCTCAACTATTCGGCTGCTGCCGATTTTTATCCACTGGGTTCGTGCACGATGAAGTACAACCCGGTCGTGAACGACAAGGTAGCGGGGCTCGAAGGTTTCGTGGCGTCGCACCCCTATGCACCGGTTGAACTCGTGCAGGGCAACCTGCGCCTGATGCGCGAGCTGGAAGAATGGCTGGTCGAAATCAGCGGCCTTTCCTCGGTGTCGTTGCAGCCGGCCGCCGGAGCGCAGGGCGAACTGGCCGGTATCAAGATAATGCGCGCCTGGCATGAAGAGCAGGGCAAGCCGCGCAGCAAGGTGCTCATTCCCGCCAGTGCGCACGGCACCAACCCCGCCAGTGCTGCCCTCTGCGGTTACGACAGCGTCGTCGTGCCGGTAGGCGACGACGGGCTGGTGTCGGTCGACGCGGTAAGGGAACTGCTCGACGACGAGGTCGCCGGGCTGATGATCACCAATCCCAATACGCTGGGTCTGTTCGAGCCGGCGATGGGCGAGATCACGGCCGCGGTGCACGAGTTCGGCGGACTGGTTTACATGGACGGCGCCAACATGAACGCGCTCATGGGCGTGGCTCGACCGGGCGACATGGGCGCCGACATTCTCCACGTGAACCTGCACAAGACTTTTTCTACTCCGCACGGTGGCGGTGGCCCGGGGGCCGGGCCACTGG
Proteins encoded in this region:
- the folD gene encoding bifunctional methylenetetrahydrofolate dehydrogenase/methenyltetrahydrofolate cyclohydrolase FolD: MSGGGATAGGASDGEAAGAKLIDGKAESAAVRAEVAADVESRVAAGARKPGLATILVGDDPASAVYVARKIREAGEVGMNSEHRALPADVSMQELLAVIEDCNRDEGIDGIIVQLPLPAQLDEDAAVAAVDPVKDVDGLHPVNQGALFTGRPGLRPCTPVSCVHLMDTTGVDLTGLHAVVVGRSALVGKPVAMLLLERHATVVLCHSRTADLQRQVESADVLVVAIGSPRVIPGEWVKPGSVVIDVGINRVDGRLVGDIGFDAARQRAAHITPVPGGVGPMTVAVLLRNTRDAWLASLAAESAA
- the gcvT gene encoding glycine cleavage system aminomethyltransferase GcvT, with the protein product MSDGAARTPLYATHLDASARMVEFSGWSMPLQYSSIVKEHNAVRTAGGMFDASHMGEVELRGPAAIDACEHLFTSELRKLSVGRAKYGLMCEPSGGVMDDVIVYRVEEQRYMVCLNAGNVEGDLAWINEHAGSRCEVEDRSADTALIALQGPAAATVLGELVEGAADLPRFACREIILEGETALMARTGYTGEDGFELFLPSARAEGVWDALAATGGPLGIVPAGLGARDTLRLEAGLPLYGHELGLDISPLEAGLGRFVRDDIATAIGGEALAAERERGPARCLLGLLPNGAIARQGHEVLAGDKVVGRVTSGTHSPSLGRPVAMALVDAESSAAGLSVDVRGRIKPADVTALPFYVRQR
- the gcvH gene encoding glycine cleavage system protein GcvH yields the protein MEFPDDVHYTAEHEWLRLEDDGLVVVGITDYAQDQLGDIVFVQLPDVADTVISKDEQLAEIESVKTVSEVYAPISGKVVKVNTDLADGPEVLNEDPYGYGWLVHMEPSGDDPTAGLMSADEYRALVSEGD
- a CDS encoding aminomethyl-transferring glycine dehydrogenase subunit GcvPA, which gives rise to MRYLPHTATDISQMLATVGVESVDELLEQVPANLRAQQALGLPDGCPEAEVLERASELAASNSILPSFQGAGCYRRHVPSVVSAVLSRAEFATAYTPYQPEVSQGTLQACFEFQTYVARLCGLDVANASLYDGASALAEAVLLAVRVGRGRRRVLMSAGVHPAYRAVTETYLRGSGDSEVELIGLDDNGRTDAELLEKALGDDVAAICTGYPNFYGVIDDLATASRLARRCGALSLSVTSEPLALGLLRSPGELGADVAVAEGQGLGLPLSYGGPGVGLFAARQQYLRQVPGRLVGETLDSNGRRGYVLTLATREQHIRRERATSNICTNQGLAALAVTTFLGVAGRKGLRKLAALNTVRAHQLAERLASEAGLAPVFSAPFFNEFAIEVPDSKRWFDDCVQRGVIPGVRVADLEDSCADDGDNRVLVTVTEVNSDADFDLLVSTARQSMAA
- a CDS encoding glycine dehydrogenase subunit 2 — its product is MFEKGSPGRCGLDLPEPGPLPLDPKLLRADLEGFPEMSEPEVLRHYLRLSQLNYSAAADFYPLGSCTMKYNPVVNDKVAGLEGFVASHPYAPVELVQGNLRLMRELEEWLVEISGLSSVSLQPAAGAQGELAGIKIMRAWHEEQGKPRSKVLIPASAHGTNPASAALCGYDSVVVPVGDDGLVSVDAVRELLDDEVAGLMITNPNTLGLFEPAMGEITAAVHEFGGLVYMDGANMNALMGVARPGDMGADILHVNLHKTFSTPHGGGGPGAGPLAVTEQLEKYLPSPRMVEKDGKLDWDYDRPDSIGPVRSFYGNFGILVRAWAYMKACGGDGLTEVTRMAVLAANYLKARLEQEYHLPCDGPCMHEVVFTDKKLEGGVKTLDLAKRLLDYGFHAPTIYFPLVVEGAIMIEPTESEPLETLDEFADAMLAIAREAREDPGKVKNAPFNTPVARLDETRAARHPRLVWTAEESA